The Salegentibacter mishustinae genomic interval TATAAAGATACTTTATATGATACTTCTTTTAAAATAAACACCAAAAATGGAAAGATTGAAATGCAGAATGACAAACCTAAATTTCGTTTTCAATCTACTAAAGTCTTTTTTGAGGATATATATCGGAAAATTAGACCTGTAGAATTTTTAGATTTTACCCATGTGCCACCTCCATTAGGAAAGGCTACCGAATGGAAAATGATTACAGAAACAACTTCAAATTATCATTCTGATATTTTAGAAAAGAACTTCACATCTAAAGTGCAAAAACCAATCATTAATTTGCAGGGAACAAAAGCTACTTGGCTTGAAGATAATCAAGGTAAGACTTGGGATGATGTTATTTTAAACTTGAACGGATTCAGCTATGAGCATTTCGGTGAATTACCAGAATATTCAAATAAAAGTATCTACCGATCAGAAAATAAAGTAAAAAAACCGAATCTTAGAATATTATGGAGGATCATAATTGTGGCAGCCCTTCTATACTTATTTTATATATCATACCTATGGATTTTAATAATTATAATTTTAATAATCACATTATCTATAAAAATCTACAAAAAAAGAAAGAATTTTAATTTTAAAAAATCCTTAGAAGATTTCATTAAATGGATTTTTTATAAACCAAAAGAGAAATTACCAAAACTTAAACCCTTAAAATGGGGAAAATCATATAACCATTACAAATTGCGAAAATTTTGGCTTTTAAAGCAATTTAGTACCTGGCCGCCCAAAAAGGAAGATTATAAGCCACAACCATTTGAACAGGCTGCTAAAGTATTTAAGCAAAATGGACAGTACAAAGAATCAATTTATATTCTTATTAGTAAACTTCGAATAGAAAGAGGTTTATTTTATCCTTGGTTTCAAGTACCTTTAATGTGGATTTGGGATCATTTCTTTGGTTTTGGCATCAAAACTTGGATAGTATTAAGAACTTTCGTTTTGTTTTTTTTAATTGGATGGGCTAGTGTAAGTTTAGCTAATTCAGGAAAATTATCTTTTAGTTGGAAAAACTATAATTATAATCTATTGGCTATCGCTGAGCCAGTTTTAATAGTTGATGTCAATTCTGTAACTTCTTACGCGACATCATATGAAGAAAATTTTATAAAAGTTAGAGAAACTGCTATTCCAACTTTAGAGGGAAATTTTGCAAGGGTTATACCTTGTGGAAATAATGTTGAACCTTCACTATATGCGTTAGATGTGTTTGTACCTCTCTTAGATTTAAAACAAGACACAGAATGTAAAATTTCTGGTGAGCCAACTGCCTTACCTTGGAGAATAGCCAAAGCTTTATATGCACTATTAGGATGGATAATAACTTCTGTTCTTATACTTACCTTAAGCGGATATTTAAAACGTGAAGTCGAAAAATAAAAATTTTGAAAATAAAATTAAACTCGAATCTTAGAGGGAAGGCCCACCCTTCGATTTATTGACAATATTGAAAGAAATCTCATTGCATTTGGACTTATACAGCTCTCAATAAGTTTTTGTCTTTTATTCACCCAAACTATGAATACCACTCCAAAATCTCCTTCCCAATCTCTGCATTTAATTTGCCATTTTCAATTATGTTTAACCGTCCCACAGCACATTGGTGATCCCTTGCTTTAAAATTCTTAAAATCGGGGACAATGGTTTTAGTGGCAGGATAGAGTAACATCGATTGTACAGACTCCCAGTAATCATTGTAAACGTACATCTGACGGAGATCCTGGGTAGAAGGTTTGAAATTTTGAATGTTTTTCCATTTCGTATCGATCACATAAAACTGGTCTTTCTTTTTAACGACGATATCCGGACGGATAGTTATTCCCTGCCAGAACTCTTTAGAGCTTTGTCCATACACTTCTGTATCCTCCAACTTCAAAGCTTCTTTCTTCATCTTCACCAACACATATTCTTCCCAAAGGCTATTCATATCAAAAAGCAATGCGAGCATTTTTTCATCTCCGGAAGATATGTTTGGTGCGTAATGTAAAATAATAAATCTGGCAATTTCTAGAGCAGTTTTATAAGGCTGTGATTTCCTATCAAGTTTTAATTTCTTAAAAGTATCTGCATCAATTTTAGAGGATGAAACCTCTGGAAAATTTAATTGTATTGATTTACATTTCGAATACAGATAAGAACCTTTTGAAAAATGTTCTATAATGTCAAGAGCATAGGAAAGAATTTGATGGATCTGATGATCATAATCGTATACCTGATGTGTGCTATAAAAGCGCTCTTTATGGATTAGATTTTTCTGAAGGTGGGCTGCAAATTCTAATTTGCCTTTAAGTGCTTTTACATTTCCTGTTTTTCGGCGATATTGCTTTATCAAACCCTGTCTTACCAGAAGATCAACCTCAGTTAGATACCACTCAAAATAAATCTCTAGTAAATGAATTTTCTGTTTGGAAACATTAGCTTCACCAACTTTTTGAACTTTGAGATTTTTGGTAGCTTTCAACATATCCATTAAAACATCCCGCCATAATTTTGGGTTATCATTGTTTGTTGAATCTATCTTCGGAAGAATTTCCACCGTCAATCCATCTACTTCAATAACACCTACATAGTTTTTAA includes:
- a CDS encoding McrC family protein, whose protein sequence is MKKANNIIQVYEHEFKKVGGAFKQKHLKAFSKLNALHDDCYFDLRYNGIKFKNYVGVIEVDGLTVEILPKIDSTNNDNPKLWRDVLMDMLKATKNLKVQKVGEANVSKQKIHLLEIYFEWYLTEVDLLVRQGLIKQYRRKTGNVKALKGKLEFAAHLQKNLIHKERFYSTHQVYDYDHQIHQILSYALDIIEHFSKGSYLYSKCKSIQLNFPEVSSSKIDADTFKKLKLDRKSQPYKTALEIARFIILHYAPNISSGDEKMLALLFDMNSLWEEYVLVKMKKEALKLEDTEVYGQSSKEFWQGITIRPDIVVKKKDQFYVIDTKWKNIQNFKPSTQDLRQMYVYNDYWESVQSMLLYPATKTIVPDFKNFKARDHQCAVGRLNIIENGKLNAEIGKEILEWYS